The Streptomyces sp. P9-A4 genome contains a region encoding:
- a CDS encoding TetR family transcriptional regulator, which produces MTYDLVLGAAAAEFSLHGFAGTNLADITARTGLTKGALYGHFSSKADLAGELTRSFTSGWADALATATDEAKGKEGTEADAEGGTEEGRALPALRRLLVGLSRRAYEDPPFAAGLRLVMDAARAEGTSPAHLDDLCAVVALLIRKGQEEGSVSDAHPAGLLAQLVVALLVGAPAVVTATDATAGPAEFVREVWDLLEPSLSDTPRPARG; this is translated from the coding sequence ATGACCTACGACCTGGTGCTCGGCGCCGCAGCCGCCGAGTTCTCCCTGCACGGATTCGCGGGGACGAACCTGGCCGACATCACGGCCCGCACCGGGCTGACCAAGGGAGCCCTCTACGGACACTTCTCGTCCAAGGCGGATCTCGCCGGCGAGCTGACCCGTTCCTTCACGTCGGGATGGGCCGACGCCCTCGCCACCGCCACCGACGAGGCGAAGGGGAAGGAAGGGACGGAGGCGGACGCGGAGGGGGGCACCGAGGAGGGCCGGGCACTGCCCGCCCTCCGCCGGCTGCTCGTCGGACTCTCCCGAAGGGCGTACGAGGACCCGCCGTTCGCGGCGGGACTGCGCCTGGTCATGGACGCGGCCCGCGCCGAGGGAACCTCGCCCGCCCACCTCGACGACCTCTGTGCCGTGGTGGCCCTCCTGATCCGGAAGGGCCAGGAGGAGGGCTCCGTATCCGACGCCCACCCGGCCGGGCTTCTGGCCCAGCTCGTGGTGGCGTTGCTCGTGGGCGCCCCCGCCGTGGTGACGGCGACGGACGCGACGGCCGGTCCGGCCGAGTTCGTGCGCGAGGTGTGGGACCTCCTGGAGCCGTCGCTGTCCGACACCCCTCGTCCTGCGCGCGGATGA
- a CDS encoding class I adenylate-forming enzyme family protein has protein sequence MIKIADIRKHAARWPQRVAVVDGETRMTWASFSDKVSRVACAIQDLLPETRPARAVFLAENSWELVVAMAAVSSLGIPCVGLDYTAGPVATTAALDQLEPTVVITSKAHRGLVEECGWPNGRDILDIFIDSEPVGLPDGHTVSVSFTDLLVSAPGDPQPVEQPFEAFSFTSGTSGVPKMVVRRTSFEARRFADLVDQYAFDEEDVHLVTVPLYHASGPGWARIFLTLGGTVVLGPHDDAEELIRIIQDEGVSTTLMVPPVLARVVAHPNSEHLHKTSRLHFVLSGGRHLNRWVINNAWDRLGPVLHLYYGTTETGVNVMIGPEELHVAPCRSGRPMPGNTVVVLDADNKPLPKGSRGRVAIASYQLMDSYATSEPDFMTLDYGGRTQRFLLTGDSGLVDEAGRLELTGRNDGVAKAEAGKPLDVNIFGLEADLMDLPCVRETAVLRTNLPGAGEVLVVPFTPVAPERQESGYRAVSAACARRVPCLPAYVVPVEAIPYSPTGKVRAAQLLESVLHLLDVRPAETREPEPAGV, from the coding sequence ATGATCAAGATCGCGGACATCCGTAAGCACGCCGCCCGCTGGCCCCAGCGCGTCGCCGTCGTCGACGGCGAGACCCGTATGACCTGGGCGAGTTTCTCCGACAAGGTCAGCCGCGTGGCCTGCGCCATTCAGGATCTGCTGCCCGAGACCCGGCCCGCCCGTGCCGTCTTCCTCGCCGAGAACAGCTGGGAGCTGGTGGTCGCCATGGCCGCCGTCAGCTCGCTCGGCATCCCCTGCGTCGGCCTCGACTACACCGCCGGGCCCGTCGCGACCACCGCGGCGCTCGACCAGCTGGAGCCGACCGTCGTCATCACCTCGAAGGCCCACCGCGGCCTCGTCGAGGAGTGCGGCTGGCCGAACGGCAGAGACATACTCGACATATTCATCGACAGTGAGCCCGTGGGCCTGCCCGACGGCCACACCGTCTCCGTCAGCTTCACCGACCTCCTCGTGTCGGCGCCCGGCGACCCGCAGCCCGTCGAGCAGCCCTTCGAGGCCTTCTCCTTCACCTCCGGCACCAGCGGCGTGCCCAAGATGGTCGTCCGCCGGACCTCCTTCGAGGCCCGCCGGTTCGCCGATCTCGTCGACCAGTACGCCTTCGACGAGGAGGACGTGCACCTGGTGACCGTCCCGCTCTACCACGCCTCCGGGCCCGGCTGGGCGCGCATCTTCCTCACCCTGGGCGGCACTGTCGTCCTCGGCCCGCACGACGACGCCGAGGAGCTCATCCGGATCATCCAGGACGAGGGCGTGTCCACCACCCTCATGGTCCCGCCGGTCCTCGCCCGGGTCGTCGCCCACCCGAACTCCGAGCACCTGCACAAGACGTCCCGTCTGCACTTCGTGCTCTCCGGCGGCCGGCACCTCAACCGCTGGGTCATCAACAACGCCTGGGACCGCCTCGGCCCCGTCCTGCACCTCTACTACGGGACCACCGAGACCGGCGTGAACGTCATGATCGGCCCCGAGGAGCTGCACGTGGCGCCCTGCCGCTCCGGCCGCCCCATGCCCGGCAACACCGTCGTCGTCCTCGACGCCGACAACAAGCCGCTCCCGAAGGGCAGTCGGGGCCGGGTCGCCATCGCCAGCTACCAGCTCATGGACAGTTACGCGACCAGCGAGCCCGACTTCATGACCCTCGACTACGGCGGGCGCACCCAGCGCTTCCTGCTGACCGGTGACAGCGGCCTCGTCGACGAGGCCGGCCGGCTCGAACTCACCGGCCGCAACGACGGCGTGGCCAAGGCGGAGGCGGGCAAGCCGCTCGACGTCAACATCTTCGGCCTCGAAGCCGACCTGATGGACCTGCCCTGCGTCCGGGAGACCGCCGTGCTGCGGACGAACCTTCCCGGGGCGGGCGAGGTGCTCGTCGTCCCCTTCACGCCGGTGGCGCCCGAGCGCCAGGAGAGCGGATACCGGGCGGTCAGCGCCGCCTGCGCCCGTCGAGTGCCCTGCCTCCCGGCGTACGTGGTGCCCGTCGAGGCCATCCCGTACAGCCCGACCGGCAAGGTCCGGGCGGCCCAGCTCCTGGAGTCGGTGCTCCACCTCCTCGACGTCCGGCCGGCGGAGACCCGCGAGCCGGAGCCGGCCGGGGTCTGA
- a CDS encoding acyl-CoA dehydrogenase family protein, with translation MTVVDTPATVPAPAPLPATAPTSPTASAAPVASLAAGYLYAAAARHAEESERTGRLHPEVVAALTGAGLARHFVPRRWGGTAGGFAELIDTVAEVGAACASTAWCGVLLAAHGRLAAHLPVEGQRELWGDSPDTRVAAAVVPPAGRLARAPGGWTLSGEWAFASGVEHAEWVLLASLDHSGAGAPVYQVLAVPRERVGIRETWDAVGLRATGSHSVVIEEADAVFVPERRTFVRDALVTGAREEEGEGEAVAVVRGSGVAPCHRVPYQLVAALLFAAPALGAARGALAAWTVLTGLRRVPGGRPLTEDPVVQQTLARCAAEIDAAHLLLRAAATRADDWTGGGEGAGATVVALNQRDSAVAVDLLVGAVERLMRTGGARGLIAGGGLERAWRDIHAIAAHAALQPAPAAAAYAATVFPSDS, from the coding sequence ATGACAGTCGTCGACACCCCCGCGACCGTGCCCGCACCCGCACCCCTGCCCGCGACCGCACCCACGAGTCCCACGGCAAGCGCCGCGCCGGTCGCGTCCCTCGCCGCCGGATACCTGTACGCCGCCGCCGCGCGGCACGCCGAGGAGTCGGAACGGACCGGGCGGCTCCACCCCGAGGTGGTCGCCGCGCTGACCGGCGCCGGCCTCGCCCGGCACTTCGTACCGCGCCGCTGGGGCGGAACGGCGGGCGGCTTCGCCGAACTGATCGACACGGTCGCCGAGGTGGGCGCGGCCTGCGCGTCCACCGCCTGGTGCGGGGTGCTGCTCGCCGCGCACGGCCGCCTCGCCGCGCACCTGCCGGTCGAGGGGCAGCGCGAGCTGTGGGGCGACTCGCCGGACACGCGCGTCGCGGCGGCCGTCGTACCCCCGGCGGGCCGGCTCGCCCGGGCGCCGGGCGGCTGGACGCTGTCGGGGGAGTGGGCGTTCGCCAGCGGAGTCGAGCACGCCGAGTGGGTGCTGCTGGCCTCCCTCGACCACTCGGGGGCGGGCGCGCCGGTCTACCAGGTCCTCGCCGTGCCCCGCGAGCGGGTCGGGATCAGGGAGACGTGGGACGCGGTGGGGCTGCGGGCGACGGGCAGCCACAGCGTGGTGATCGAGGAGGCGGACGCGGTCTTCGTACCGGAACGCCGCACGTTCGTGCGCGACGCGTTGGTGACCGGGGCCCGGGAGGAAGAGGGCGAGGGGGAAGCGGTGGCCGTCGTACGTGGTTCCGGTGTGGCGCCCTGCCACCGTGTGCCGTATCAGCTGGTCGCCGCCCTTCTGTTCGCCGCTCCGGCGCTCGGTGCGGCGCGCGGTGCGCTGGCGGCGTGGACGGTTCTGACGGGACTCCGCCGTGTTCCCGGCGGGCGTCCGCTGACGGAGGACCCGGTGGTCCAGCAGACCCTTGCCCGCTGCGCGGCCGAAATCGACGCCGCGCACCTGCTGTTGAGGGCGGCGGCGACGCGAGCGGACGACTGGACCGGGGGCGGAGAAGGGGCCGGGGCGACCGTCGTCGCGCTCAACCAGCGGGACTCCGCCGTCGCCGTGGACCTGCTGGTCGGTGCCGTCGAGCGCCTGATGCGTACCGGTGGCGCCCGGGGGCTCATCGCGGGCGGCGGCCTGGAGCGCGCCTGGCGCGACATCCACGCCATCGCCGCCCACGCGGCCCTCCAGCCGGCCCCGGCCGCTGCGGCCTATGCGGCGACGGTCTTCCCCTCCGATTCCTGA
- a CDS encoding ScbR family autoregulator-binding transcription factor, producing the protein MATPRSEPKQERARRTKVHILQSAAELFSERGYATVTLQDVAERAEMTKGAVYFHYTNKEALAVAVVQEHYARWPGILNGAEGDHQEPFDRLAAVLDTVTRAFARDIVVQAGARLQIERALIDAELPEPYVGWEDYLSRLIAEAQDVGQLRAGVEPRAAARVLVSAFFGMQHISDVLTRRKDLPERYAELRTVLLDGMRG; encoded by the coding sequence ATGGCGACACCCCGAAGCGAACCGAAGCAGGAACGCGCCCGGCGCACGAAGGTGCACATCCTCCAGTCGGCGGCCGAGCTGTTCTCGGAGCGCGGCTACGCGACCGTGACGCTCCAGGACGTGGCCGAACGGGCCGAGATGACCAAGGGGGCGGTGTATTTCCACTACACGAACAAGGAGGCCCTCGCCGTCGCGGTCGTCCAGGAGCACTACGCCCGCTGGCCCGGGATCCTCAACGGCGCCGAGGGCGACCACCAGGAGCCCTTCGACCGGCTCGCGGCCGTCCTGGACACCGTCACCAGGGCGTTCGCGCGGGACATCGTCGTCCAGGCGGGCGCCCGGCTCCAGATCGAACGGGCGCTCATCGACGCCGAGCTGCCCGAGCCGTACGTCGGCTGGGAGGACTACCTCAGCCGGCTGATCGCCGAGGCCCAGGACGTCGGACAACTGCGCGCCGGAGTGGAACCTCGCGCCGCCGCCCGCGTCCTGGTCTCCGCCTTCTTCGGCATGCAGCACATCTCCGACGTCCTGACCCGGCGCAAGGACCTTCCCGAGCGGTACGCGGAGCTGCGCACCGTACTCCTCGACGGGATGCGCGGCTGA
- a CDS encoding DMT family transporter, which translates to MNSQNTYTRGVLLCLLATVSWGAMFPLMDSTLQHIDPFTFTVMRYTIAGAMFLVFLRMREGREGLRLKGERIGLAWLFGTAGFAGFQFLVFFGQDLIGERGALNASIMMATMPMMGFLVNWVLKKVVPPKFSLLFIAMSFVGTILVVSNGDIGSLIASPKTAGADALLLFAALCWVVYTSGASYFPTWSPIKYTAITTALGLASATVITAVILAAGGVPVPTAGAVGSILPQLAYMSVIAGFVGVLGWNFGNRYLGPLNGVLFMDVVPITAFVISALTGVVPAGMQIVGAALTAAALVFNNLYLRRIAAKAAPAAAPAPVASSATTSAAASGASAGTASGSGSASASAPAPVGSGSRS; encoded by the coding sequence ATGAACAGTCAGAACACGTACACGCGAGGCGTCCTTCTCTGCCTCCTGGCCACGGTGTCCTGGGGCGCGATGTTCCCCCTGATGGACTCCACCCTCCAGCACATCGACCCCTTCACCTTCACCGTCATGCGGTACACCATCGCCGGCGCGATGTTCCTGGTCTTCCTGCGGATGCGGGAGGGACGCGAGGGGCTGCGCCTGAAGGGCGAACGCATCGGTCTGGCCTGGCTGTTCGGTACGGCCGGCTTCGCGGGCTTCCAGTTCCTGGTCTTCTTCGGCCAGGACCTCATCGGCGAGCGGGGCGCCCTCAACGCCTCGATCATGATGGCGACCATGCCCATGATGGGCTTCCTGGTGAACTGGGTGCTGAAGAAGGTCGTTCCGCCGAAGTTCTCGCTCCTCTTCATCGCGATGTCCTTCGTCGGCACCATCCTCGTCGTCTCGAACGGTGACATCGGCTCGCTGATCGCCTCCCCGAAGACGGCCGGCGCCGACGCCCTGCTGCTCTTCGCCGCGCTGTGCTGGGTCGTCTACACCTCGGGCGCCAGCTACTTCCCGACCTGGTCCCCGATCAAGTACACGGCGATCACCACGGCCCTCGGTCTCGCCAGCGCCACCGTGATCACGGCGGTCATCCTGGCCGCCGGCGGCGTGCCGGTCCCGACGGCGGGCGCGGTCGGCTCGATCCTTCCCCAGCTGGCGTACATGAGCGTCATCGCCGGGTTCGTGGGTGTGCTCGGCTGGAACTTCGGCAACCGCTACCTCGGCCCGCTCAACGGCGTCCTCTTCATGGACGTGGTGCCGATCACGGCCTTCGTGATCTCCGCCCTGACGGGCGTCGTCCCGGCGGGCATGCAGATCGTCGGTGCCGCGCTCACGGCGGCGGCGCTGGTCTTCAACAACCTGTACCTGCGCCGCATCGCGGCGAAGGCAGCCCCGGCCGCGGCCCCGGCCCCCGTCGCTTCGAGTGCCACGACGTCCGCCGCGGCCTCCGGTGCGTCCGCCGGTACGGCTTCCGGTTCCGGTTCTGCTTCCGCTTCCGCTCCGGCGCCCGTCGGATCGGGCAGCAGGTCCTGA
- a CDS encoding ABC transporter permease has product MSSSLLTFTVKDFAAQLRQLVLTGAAVAVGVAFLVLSVGGAGALVQSYEQSAAADVGGAPVQVVPAEGPFLPADAAARAARVQHVTKVAERLVGYAHVIAPSGRPLDDRALVTSIAADPALRWQRLDEGRWPEGPGEVVLDRESADRVGARPGGTVRLTKADGATTEARLTGLLDTSASNTLGSQPAIGVPYAETRTYATGVRATHLDLGIGGGRGSGSGTGSGTGAGTGTGTGTGTGTGQDAEVDDLAVAKAVKKALGGKAVAAYTHAGAVDHATQSAGTMYAVVMTAALSFVLIAMAVARMVVTNTFSVVLAQRARRLALLRCIGADREQILRVIRRQGLMLGVLASAAGLAAGAAACALGTALLTALADLGPVEVSLMPGGWTFGLAGVFGVLLTLWAVRKPARAAAAVPPIAALAASGAAKLPEPGSRTVRETVSALMLAGGAALLAFGAFGGSALAVLLVTLGAILTFFAVLRYAHHLLPPLVGLLGLALRRPFGTVGRLSVQQLRANARRTAAASSAMLVGVTVAVSAVTAIGAAKGGLDTMLASRMPAVFALDTDAGRVPADAVDALRSADGLTVTPVRTATLTVGGRKTTVAAADPAGLNPDAEGVAAARNLKDGEALGLTGRGSPPTVAGTRLTVVPGGAALPVSLYPEATLYVTEATLAKLAATAAATPAISTVLISPAGDTGHDAARAAVDRALAAHPEIRVADTGKDAELIRGTLDRMMLVVTVLLGFSIAIAAIGVAATLMLTVEERTREFGTLRAIGLAGGQLRRVLTLESALLALSGAVAGTLLGLLYGTLAARSVLAGHVSPLEALASSGGTALTVLGILATTLLTGIAASVLPARRVRRMVVVDALHAE; this is encoded by the coding sequence ATGTCGTCGTCTCTCCTCACCTTCACCGTCAAGGACTTCGCGGCCCAGCTGCGCCAACTCGTCCTCACCGGCGCGGCGGTCGCCGTCGGCGTCGCCTTCCTCGTCCTGTCGGTCGGCGGCGCGGGCGCGCTCGTCCAGTCCTACGAGCAGTCGGCCGCCGCCGACGTCGGCGGCGCACCCGTCCAGGTCGTCCCGGCCGAGGGACCGTTCCTGCCCGCCGACGCGGCGGCCCGCGCCGCCCGCGTCCAGCACGTGACGAAGGTGGCCGAGCGCCTCGTCGGGTACGCCCATGTGATCGCCCCCTCCGGGCGCCCCCTCGACGACCGGGCCCTGGTCACGTCGATCGCCGCCGACCCCGCCCTGCGCTGGCAGCGCCTCGACGAGGGGCGCTGGCCCGAGGGCCCCGGCGAGGTGGTCCTCGACCGGGAGAGCGCGGACCGCGTCGGCGCGCGCCCCGGCGGCACCGTACGACTGACGAAGGCCGACGGGGCCACGACGGAGGCCCGGCTCACCGGCCTCCTGGACACCTCGGCGTCGAACACGCTCGGCTCACAGCCCGCGATCGGGGTGCCGTACGCGGAGACACGGACGTACGCGACGGGGGTACGGGCGACGCACCTGGATCTCGGGATCGGCGGGGGACGCGGTTCGGGATCGGGGACGGGTTCCGGGACCGGGGCAGGCACCGGCACCGGCACCGGCACCGGCACCGGCACCGGCCAGGATGCGGAAGTGGACGATCTGGCGGTCGCGAAGGCCGTCAAGAAGGCCCTCGGCGGCAAGGCCGTGGCCGCCTACACCCACGCCGGAGCCGTCGACCACGCCACCCAGAGCGCCGGGACCATGTACGCGGTCGTGATGACGGCCGCGCTCTCCTTCGTCCTCATCGCGATGGCCGTCGCCCGCATGGTCGTCACCAACACCTTCTCCGTCGTCCTCGCCCAACGCGCCCGCAGGCTCGCCCTGTTGCGCTGCATCGGCGCCGACCGCGAGCAGATCCTCCGTGTCATCCGCCGCCAGGGCCTGATGCTCGGCGTGCTCGCCTCCGCCGCCGGGCTCGCGGCGGGCGCGGCGGCCTGCGCGCTCGGCACGGCGCTGCTCACGGCCCTCGCCGACCTGGGCCCGGTCGAGGTCTCGCTCATGCCGGGCGGCTGGACGTTCGGCCTGGCCGGGGTGTTCGGGGTGCTGCTCACGCTGTGGGCCGTACGCAAGCCGGCGCGGGCCGCCGCCGCCGTCCCGCCGATCGCCGCGCTCGCCGCGAGCGGGGCGGCGAAGCTGCCGGAACCGGGCAGCCGGACGGTCCGCGAGACGGTCTCCGCGCTGATGCTGGCCGGCGGGGCCGCGCTGCTCGCGTTCGGCGCGTTCGGCGGCTCGGCACTGGCGGTGCTCCTCGTGACGCTCGGCGCGATCCTGACCTTCTTCGCCGTCCTGCGGTACGCCCACCACCTGCTGCCGCCGCTCGTCGGACTGCTCGGCCTCGCACTGCGCCGCCCGTTCGGCACCGTCGGCAGGCTGTCCGTCCAGCAGCTGCGGGCGAACGCCCGCCGGACCGCCGCCGCCTCCTCCGCCATGCTCGTCGGCGTCACCGTCGCCGTCTCGGCCGTGACCGCGATCGGCGCCGCGAAGGGCGGACTCGACACCATGCTGGCGAGCCGTATGCCGGCGGTCTTCGCCCTGGACACGGACGCCGGACGGGTGCCCGCCGACGCGGTCGACGCGCTGCGCTCCGCCGACGGGCTGACGGTCACCCCGGTCCGTACGGCCACCCTCACCGTCGGCGGCCGGAAGACGACCGTCGCGGCGGCCGACCCGGCGGGGCTCAACCCGGACGCGGAGGGCGTGGCGGCGGCCCGGAACCTGAAAGACGGCGAGGCGCTCGGGCTCACGGGCCGGGGCTCGCCCCCGACCGTCGCGGGCACCCGGCTGACCGTCGTCCCCGGCGGGGCGGCACTGCCCGTCTCCCTCTACCCGGAGGCGACCCTGTACGTCACGGAGGCCACGCTCGCGAAGCTGGCGGCCACGGCCGCCGCCACCCCCGCGATCTCCACCGTGCTGATCAGCCCGGCGGGCGACACCGGCCACGACGCGGCCCGCGCCGCCGTCGACCGGGCCCTCGCCGCGCATCCGGAGATCCGCGTCGCGGACACCGGCAAGGACGCCGAACTCATCCGGGGAACGCTCGACCGGATGATGCTCGTCGTCACCGTGCTGCTCGGCTTCTCCATCGCCATCGCCGCGATCGGCGTGGCCGCCACCCTGATGCTCACGGTCGAGGAGCGCACCCGCGAGTTCGGGACGCTCCGGGCGATCGGCCTCGCGGGCGGGCAACTGCGCCGTGTCCTGACCCTGGAGTCGGCGCTGCTCGCCCTCTCCGGTGCGGTCGCCGGAACCCTCCTGGGCCTGCTGTACGGAACCCTCGCCGCCCGCTCCGTACTGGCGGGCCACGTCTCCCCGCTCGAAGCACTGGCCTCGTCGGGCGGCACGGCCCTGACGGTCCTCGGCATCCTCGCGACCACGCTCCTGACGGGCATCGCGGCCTCGGTGCTGCCGGCCCGACGCGTACGGAGGATGGTGGTGGTGGACGCGCTGCACGCGGAGTAG
- a CDS encoding HAD family hydrolase produces the protein MSIAPARAAFFDVDETLITCKSMACVLARFSGRGEVAARTLAAAPASLQRQIREGVPREQVNRSFFRFLAGSHLDDLEACGQEWYEKARAGGLIHTPVYEALRRHADAGDLVVLVSGAFAACLDPLAREIGADLVVCTVPEVTSEGRLTGELIGAPMIGEAKAEAAHRIMTAFGLAPEDCSAYADDESDLPLLRAVGHPVLVGDGPVSAPRAETASWSWLPGPAPLPGPMTARTPAPPARALTPQAA, from the coding sequence ATGAGCATCGCTCCCGCCCGGGCCGCGTTCTTCGACGTGGACGAGACCCTGATCACCTGCAAGAGCATGGCCTGTGTCCTCGCCCGTTTCTCCGGACGCGGGGAGGTCGCCGCCCGCACGCTCGCCGCGGCGCCCGCCTCGCTCCAGCGGCAGATCCGCGAGGGGGTGCCCCGGGAGCAGGTGAACCGTTCCTTCTTCCGCTTCCTCGCCGGCAGCCACCTCGACGACCTGGAGGCCTGCGGCCAGGAGTGGTACGAGAAGGCCCGCGCCGGCGGTCTGATCCACACGCCCGTGTACGAGGCGCTGCGCCGCCACGCCGACGCCGGCGACCTGGTCGTCCTCGTCTCCGGGGCCTTCGCCGCCTGTCTCGACCCGCTGGCCCGGGAGATCGGCGCCGACCTGGTGGTCTGCACCGTGCCCGAGGTGACCTCGGAGGGCCGGCTCACCGGGGAACTGATCGGCGCGCCGATGATCGGCGAGGCCAAGGCCGAGGCGGCCCACCGGATCATGACGGCCTTCGGCCTCGCACCCGAGGACTGTTCCGCGTACGCGGACGACGAGAGCGATCTGCCGCTGCTGCGGGCCGTCGGCCATCCGGTCCTGGTCGGCGACGGGCCGGTGTCCGCGCCACGCGCGGAGACGGCCAGCTGGTCCTGGCTGCCGGGCCCCGCGCCGCTGCCCGGCCCCATGACCGCGCGGACCCCCGCCCCACCGGCCCGCGCACTGACACCGCAGGCGGCCTGA
- a CDS encoding ScbA/BarX family gamma-butyrolactone biosynthesis protein: MLQTVLPLEPLEPLESLESLIREAKDGLSFDRTVSRRLVHRASVTEVFLTDAVVAGADRFLVGAQLPRNHALYRPEKTGQADFMLLVEAVRQAGIFLSHRYHDVPLGHHFIFKALSLRISDPAALRVGSGPLPVVVDVRVVTPAGGRNPRRFDARFDMVIEVGGRECARASAGVTVIDGVRYGRLRQRGRTAQPAGPVAGAVAAGDSAESRGVLLSVPGAPGTWRLRVDPTHPGYFEHPSDHVPGMLLLEAFRQAALLTGRAGGAGAGARAGAGGAVALASLDAEFAVFGELAETVTVEATATPDGRVRLSATQGSRVLATAVARRAA, from the coding sequence GTGCTGCAGACCGTATTGCCTCTTGAACCGCTTGAGCCCCTGGAGTCACTGGAGTCCCTGATACGGGAGGCCAAGGACGGGCTCAGCTTCGACCGGACCGTGTCCCGGCGGCTCGTGCACCGCGCCTCGGTGACGGAGGTCTTCCTCACCGACGCGGTCGTGGCCGGCGCGGACCGCTTCCTGGTCGGCGCCCAACTGCCCCGCAACCACGCGCTGTACCGCCCGGAGAAGACCGGGCAGGCCGACTTCATGCTGCTCGTCGAGGCCGTACGACAGGCCGGGATCTTCCTGAGCCACCGCTACCACGACGTGCCGCTCGGCCACCACTTCATCTTCAAGGCGCTGTCGCTCCGCATCAGCGACCCGGCCGCCCTCCGGGTCGGCAGCGGGCCGCTCCCGGTCGTCGTCGACGTGAGGGTCGTGACACCCGCCGGAGGGCGCAACCCGCGCCGCTTCGACGCCCGCTTCGACATGGTGATCGAGGTCGGGGGCCGCGAGTGCGCCCGCGCCTCCGCCGGCGTGACCGTGATCGACGGGGTGCGGTACGGGCGGCTGCGGCAGCGGGGGCGTACGGCGCAGCCCGCGGGACCCGTCGCGGGTGCCGTCGCCGCCGGGGACTCCGCGGAGAGCCGGGGCGTGCTCCTGTCCGTACCGGGTGCCCCGGGCACGTGGCGGCTGCGCGTCGACCCGACGCACCCCGGGTACTTCGAGCACCCCTCGGACCACGTACCCGGGATGCTGCTCCTGGAGGCCTTCCGCCAGGCGGCGCTGCTGACGGGGCGGGCCGGGGGAGCGGGCGCGGGAGCTCGGGCGGGAGCCGGGGGAGCGGTGGCGCTCGCCTCGCTCGACGCCGAGTTCGCCGTCTTCGGCGAGCTGGCCGAGACCGTGACCGTCGAGGCGACGGCGACCCCCGACGGCCGGGTGCGGCTTTCCGCCACCCAGGGGAGCCGCGTCCTCGCGACGGCCGTGGCCCGCCGCGCCGCGTGA
- a CDS encoding LysR family transcriptional regulator, producing MELQHLRAFREVARELSFTRAAHNLHYSQPAVTAQIKGLEEDMGASLFQRRGNRSVELTPAGARLRPLAERILELVETAQHEIAEPQQVQERRVVPMGGGRAFGAGAGSGVGAGAGSGRRFLKGQFGDARLGDSRLGDSRVADRGRRA from the coding sequence ATGGAACTCCAGCACTTACGGGCCTTCCGCGAAGTGGCCCGCGAGCTCAGCTTCACCCGCGCCGCCCACAACCTGCACTACTCCCAGCCCGCGGTGACCGCGCAGATCAAGGGCCTGGAGGAGGACATGGGGGCGTCGCTCTTCCAACGGCGGGGCAACCGCTCCGTGGAACTCACACCGGCGGGAGCGCGTCTGCGGCCCCTGGCGGAACGCATCCTCGAACTCGTCGAGACGGCGCAGCACGAGATCGCCGAGCCGCAGCAGGTCCAGGAGCGCCGGGTCGTTCCGATGGGCGGCGGCAGGGCCTTCGGTGCGGGTGCGGGTTCCGGTGTCGGTGCGGGTGCCGGTTCCGGCAGGCGGTTCCTCAAGGGGCAGTTCGGGGACGCGCGTCTCGGGGACTCCCGTCTCGGGGACTCCCGTGTCGCGGACAGAGGGAGAAGAGCATGA